CGTGCCCTCTTCCCAGCGCCCAGGGCCCCCCAGCTGGTACTGATATGGGGTGCAGGGGCCAAAGAAAATGGTGAGGGCCAGCCGGGGGTCtctgcagagcagccccagcaTGCTGGGCTTGGCACCGATGAAGGAGGTGAACTTGTCCATGTAGACCAGGCAATCAGTTTTGAGGACTTCATCAAAGGACAGACCAAACCTTAATggatcaaagaagaaaaagaggtggGAGAAGGATCGGTGTCAACAGCGCTGAGAGGAACCAGAGGTCAGATGCTCTGCATCCTCTGTGTTTTTGCATCCAAATGCAACTGGGTTCCTCTTAAGAAAGGATTGGGCGTATGTGCAGTGGGAAGCTGGATCTGTCTGGGCCTGAATCCTGCCCGTGACACAACACGTGTAAAGTGATGCTGGCTCTGGCACACACCTTTCTCCTGTGTGTCTACTGGTCTTTCATTTCACCACCCACAAGCTGCATCTGACCCCCTTCACCCTGGTGGACCTTTTCTAAAAGACTTGGTTAAACTAGTTGGGCTTTTTTTAGAACCGGTTTTCCATTTGCTCTCTGCGGAGAAGTCATGTGCAGCAAGAGGAAGGTGGCACCCTTTCATTTCCCTGACGTTCATTTCCACCAAGTATTGCAAAAATGCATGGTGAAGTGGAGAATTGCTTCCAGCTCGTCTCTGCAGAATTCACAGCTCCATGTCCCACCTTTGGTGGGCTGAAAAAAGCCATGTGCGTTTAGCCTTGTGTTGTGCAGCAAGTGCTCTTTGCAATTCTGTATGTCACTCTCCGTACCTTTTCTACTATAGCGATCTAGGTGAACCGTAGACTAATAGATTGCCCAGTTTCCTGGGTTTTTCTCATTCATTTAATAACATTTCTTAACTTGTGATTTGACCTTTTGCCTGCCCGTGAACTGCGTGCTGGTGTGATTAGACACCTATTCACAGCGAGTCAGATCTCCatgctgagagggaagaaaatttGTATGTACACCTCgggctggcttttttttccctgctgaattactttgcatttatttccatTAATTTCTCTGCCATTTTATCTCTCAGTCCCTGGGGACCCTGGCACGCTTCCCCAACTCGCAAGCAAGCTTTAGCCTCCTCGACTACCCTGAATTAATTTCTTCCCATTGTCAGCAGGCAAAATATCAGCATCAAATCAAAGGTTACATTGGCTCAGCACAAGTGAATAAAGGGGAGGCTGGACTTGGGCATCCCCCTCTCACTTCCCCTGTGTGTGTAGGGAGCAGCCGCAGTGTGCGAGCCTGCGTGTTTCTTCCCGCCAAACTCCAAGGTCTTTtcaaacccaccaaaaaaccttTGGGGCTCCGGGGACTGGCTTACCTTCGCACGTGGTTTTTCTTCTTCTCGTTTACTTCCTTCTCCATGACAGACTGAGGAGGCAATTGACACAAGcctagaagaaagaagaaagcgtCCTGCAAAGCTTAACTCCTGGGGGGACCTGTGAACTCATTCAGTCATGCAGAAGGTGGGAAGCCCTTCCCCAGGAGGTCAGGAAAGCCTCCTTGCTCAGATTTAGCTCAGCAGTGGCAATTCTGCCAGACACCAGCCCTCCACAGTGGTACAAATTCACCTGCACTTTTTCCTGCTCTCATAGATTCATGCTGTCAGGGCACAGGCAGATGATGTGGGCTGAGATGGGCCATGCAAACCCCAGAGAGGATCATCCCAAAAAGAAACCCTAGAGCTTCCCCTGGATCTATGGAGGAGCCTTGATGCAGCCCTCCACACCAGCCCAGTGGGAGGttatcatttttattaaaaaaatccaaaagaacaATAGGTTACTTCTCCCACTCCAATAATTACAAACAATTCCTCTCGTGGGGAAATGGGACTCTCCTCCTCTGATAGTCATGGTGAACAAACCACCCTGTCCCTTAAAGAGCAGCAAATTCTGCCAGGATGGATCCACCACAGTATCTTAAAGACAACTCTTATCTGTGCATCCAGGTTTGCATATCCATCTCTATGCTCTGACTTCTAAAGTATTTTAGAGAGAAAATACTGTCTTGAACAACCTAGTTTAGACCGTAGTTTGCAGGCTCAGGTACAGGAATCAGCTGAATCACAGTAAGGAATGGAGCGTGTGCTCCTGGCttgcagcaggcagggtgcaAAGCATTAGCTTAAAAGCACCAGCTTAACAGGCAACAAAAAGTGATTTAAAGTAGATGTCATAAACTTGCATGTAGCTTGGACCAAGCATGCACTCATGTTGCTGTAGCTCAGCTGAAATAAAAGAACTTGGGAAGCCTAAACTCTAGAAATGCTCCCTTGTCCACTTTGAAATGAGCTGCTTAGCTCTGGGGTCTGCAAGGAGAGAAATCCCTCTTGGTGCATAGAAGGGACAAGACATCTCTGGTCTGAACTGCATTTTGGTACACAGGAGAGCTCGTGTTAACTCTCCTGCCTTTGAAGACACGGGTGACCCAGCGTGCTTGCATCTCTGTCATGGGCATGATGGCTCCTAACGGCTTGATCAGCCCAAGCATGGCCAAGGTGGGTCTCTCCAGGTGGGTCGGGAACACGTATTTGTAGAGGGATGCGTGCTTGTTTTCCACCTTGACAACTGTTTCTTCCAGAAATGGGAAGGAGACCTTGTAGCCCGTGCAGAAGACAATGATATCGATGGGCTCCTCCTCAGGGCAATTGTGGAAAATGACCGAGTTGTCCTTGAATTCCTTCACACCTGGCTTGATAGTGATCCTCCCTGTAAGGATGTAGCTTGGAAGGTCGTCATTCAATACAGGCTCGCGCACCAGGCAGCTGTGGAGAGCCGAGGGGCTTTGAGCTTTGGAGACCACGAACATGCCCTGCCAGTGCCCCTGCTCCTCCCCCTGGGCCCTCCAGCCCTACAGCCTCCTGGTTTCACTTGCTCTGAGTAAACAGCTATGCCTCCCCCCTCTCCAAGTACTGACATGTTGCCACGCTGTCTCACAGCCTGAGTGACTAGCGGACATCTCCTGCCTTCTTCCTCCATTCACTCAATAACTCTTGAAACCATCTCTTTTTGGAGCTGATTCATGCCATaagcctccctcctcctcttaagcctccctcctcctcttttcccAGAGAGCCTCATGAGGAAGGCTCTTCTGGTGCTTCCTGGGCTTTTCCAGTGAGCTCCATCTCACAGCACCTAAGGGTGCTACAGCTTATCTTCTCCCGCTAGGCTACAAACTTCCCACTGGAGATCATCCCAGTCTGGGTGTTGGTTGCTGCATCAGTTGATGGTGGTTGCTGGAGATCTGCTCCCTGCCCGCAGCACAAGCCCTGTGATACCGCATaggaggagagccacaaagaagTACCTCTTCTCTGGTTGAAGGCCATAGTTTCTGTGATTGAATGACTGGTTCACCCTGTAGTTAATCAACTCTCTTGAAAGGGGTCCGGGGAGGCTGTTTCTCATCAGGCTCATAAGGCGAGTGTTGAAAACCATGTCCCATGGGTAACCGTGGTCAAACACGTGGCTGAACACCCAGGCACCTCGCCTGGTACAAACAGTCACCTTGGAGAGAGCGGAGAATCAACAAATCAGGTGATGAATTTGCTGTTTTGCCTTCATAAAGTAACCCCAGAGGGGCACGGCACAGACAGCTACATaatgaaaaaacagcaacagcatCTTTAAGACCTCCCAGCACCTGGAGATGGAGGTGAAATGGGAGAGAACAGAACAACCAGCTTGCTTTCAGGGTAGGTTTTTGACCAAGAAATACAGGTTCAGAAATACTGTTTGGACACCATGCAGGGTAAGCACAGCTTGCTCTCCCTGCAGTGATGGCAAACTAAGCTATTGCCCCCAGCGTCACCCTCCCTGCACCTCTGGGGTGGCTGGGTGGCGGTACCTTTGTGGCTACACGGCTGGCCTCCACCGCAGTGTCCACTCCCGAATTGCCCATGCCGACCACGAGGATGCGCTTCCCCTGAAACACGTCGGGATGCTTGTACTGCTGGCTGTGAAAGTACTGGCCTTGAAACCTCTCGAtgccttggggaaaaagaaacaaagctttcAATTAGTTGagcatttgtgggttttttttgttgggagAACTGACATAGAAACAATCCAGATCTCAAGAGCAAGGAAGTGCAAGCTCTGGTCACCGGCGACTCGGGGAGGGCCAGGCCTCCATCCCGCGCACACAGAACTGGTGCTTCCtctccaaaatcacagaatcacagaatgttgggggttggaagggacctctgtgggtcatccagtccaacaccctgctgaagcagggtctcctacagcaggctgcaaaggaccttgtccaggtgggtcttgaatatctccagagaaggaaactccacaacttccctgggcagcctgttccagtgctccgtcagacAGGGTCTCACACATCCCTGtgccacagcgagcagggacacatGCTGAGTGGGACTTGAAAGGCAGTTATGTGCGAGAGCTGTATTGGTGCAGTCTCGGGATTCAGCCTTTCGGAGACAGGGACGCAAGGGTTCAGAAAAGCCAGTAAAGCTCTTCTCCTGTCCTACAAGCAGTTTCAGAAGCACTCGATAACGCTGATGACAGGGCAATCCTCTCTGTGCTGACAGCCGGGGAGATTAATTACAGCAGTGATGAATCTCACCCTGTCAAAGACGCTGGAGCTTCACTGAGAGGACCTTGTCGCACCTTGCAGATTGTATGGACAGTTTTGCTGAGGCTAAACCATCCTACCTTGGAAGTTTGCTCTGAAGTGACCAGGGCCTGCAAAGTCAAAGCTGCTGAAGCACAAGGATGTATTGCTGTTCATGCCAGGAGGTTTGAAAAGCAGAagtaagaaaaggaaggaagcgTTTTCCCTAAGGAACTTCTGACCCTTGTCCTCCCAGCCCCTGGAAACAGGTAACAGCAGGCAGCCGTGTACCGTACCGGGAAAACAGTGCAGGGGGAGGGATGGGTCGGAGAAACTGCCACTGCAAACCATAACAGCATCAAAGATGTGTGACATCTGCTTCCCATCTGCCTCTGTGACCACGTCCCACTGGCCCGTGGTGGCAAAGTCGGGGCGTTTCCAGACGCTGATGATGGTGGTCTGAAATGTGGAAGCGAAGTGCAGTCACTGCTGGTGCCCAGCAtgcatggggagcagggcagcagcgggACACCCATCACTCACCCCAAATTTGATGTGCTCCCGGAGGCTGAAGCGCTTGGCGTAGCGCCGGAGGTAGTCCAGGAGCTGGGCATTGGGCAGGAACACCGGGAAGTCCTCAGGGCAGCGGAAGTCGGAGAATGCCGACATCTCTTTCGAGGTGTTGCTGATGACTGACGGGCAGAGGCTTGGCTGGCCTGCCTCAATGTTCTCCTGGCATGGCACCCAGGCTGCATCAGCCCTGCGCCCCGGGGTGGGGACCATTcctctgctccccttcccctggTCTTGGGGAGCACAGCCCAGAGAGGTCAGCACCCAGCAAGCTCTCGCACCGCTTCCCCACCTGCTGGAGCCTATCTTGACCTGCTCACCACCCTGCAAAGCTGCAGCTCCCATGGAGAGGAGGACGAGCAGTGCCAGCTCACCGTGTAGCGCCAGAGTCTCCTGAGGTCCTGACTCTGTTCGAAGCAGGTGGGCTCCAGCCCCTCATCCAGGCAGCACTTGGTGGCTGTCAGCCCGCTGATGCCCGCGCCCACCACGGCCACTCTCATCCCTGCCGTCTCTGCTGGGATCCTCGGCTGCAAACGGGGCTTAACCTGGGACAAACTCCTCAGATGATCACCACCATCTCAAGGAGCAGCTGCTGGTGAACCCTCTATAGCGCGTTTCTCCATATGCCTCCCCCAAACCTTCGTTCCCTTTACCAGCATTCTGTGCTCTTCTTTCACAAGTTAGATTAAATGTCTTCAAATCTTCataatctcttttttaaaaacattttttttagtaAATCCATCTACTTTTACCGTGTGCTCACCAGGCTGCTTCCAAAACCCTGCAGCTGCCCTGGAAACTTGCTTTGAAAGTGTGTAGTTAAGCCACAACTCACTGCCAATTTTTATTTACAAGTTGTGTTTAAACTATCCCTCCTTATCAGTCttgcaaatatttgtattttatctttagggtcctgcccctgcctatctcaaaaaagaaaaaaaactgcaccGGAACTATTCAGTCTCTGCATGACTGACCGGGTCCTGTACTCCGTCCCCAGGGAAGACGCTGTTGACTTCGACATGAGCACCGAGGCCAATGGAGGGTCTGTGGGTGCAGCCCACCTTGGCTTTAGGGATGCTTTTGTGTCTGTCACTCAAAGCTGACCTGCTGCGGAGGTCTGGTCTGGACAgactggctgctgcagggctgcaaaCATCTCCACTCCGGGGCTCGAAAGTCAACAGCTGCCATCTCAACGTCAGCCCTACGAGGCTCCCAGGGCTGCAGTGGGGATGGTGGATCCGAACCTTTCTTAGCAGTGCCAGGCAATGAACCAGGGGTGATGGCCAGGTGCCGTGGCTCGGGCTGGACATTGTGGAACAGGACCACCACGCAGGTGCCTTGGGGTGCTGCTGCAACCCCTGGTTTAACCCCACCACCAGTGGGGAACACCCTGCATCGTGGCGTACTGGGACGGCACTACGGCCGGGTGGCACAGGCTCCTCTACCTTGAGCAGCACTTTCAGCTTCCACCAGAACACGGTGCAttcatcaggggaaaaaaaaacagtcttcagTAGAAAAATGAGGTTGGGCAAAGATTTACTAAAAAAATACCAAATTCCCCACGAGCAATTTCAACTTTCAGTAGGAAGGCAGCACCTAACGAATACTCTGCTTTCCAAGGCTGGAATGAAAAATggactttttccatttttaaatgaagaaagcaCTAGCATAAACTGCTCATCGTTaactgtttggggtttgttttggggggtgCAAGATGAGAGTTAACTTACATCACATACATCTCCCAGCTATGTATACTATTTAATTCCCTACTGTTTTGCAGAGAAGCTAGAAATAAAGTTCAGGAAACACAGTCTCTGCTACCCTGTGCCTGTTTCTGCCACACTTTCCATACTGTCGCTGCGAGTATTCGTAGCAGCTAACCTCAGAAGTCTCAAGCCGTGGGGCGTTAGagtggggcagggagggatggggaggctTCGCAGCCCCCCCGGGGATGCTTGCCTCCCAGCCTCGGCCTCCTGAGCTCCGTCTCGCCGCCGCAACAGGGAGGGTCTCTCTTGCTCCCGATTTATAGGTGAGACGAGGTGCTTTGGCAGAGGCAGAGGAGTGTGGgtggctccccccaccccagcacggcCACCCCACTCCCACGGTGGTTGCACAACCCAGGTTTGCAGTGGGAGGAGCGGCTGCGCTCTCCTGCTGCCATCCAGAGCGAGCCAAACAGCCCTGCTGGTGATCCCTAAAGGGGATCGAGTGGGTGGAAGAGACCAGAATGATCCCAGTGTGTCCCACAGTCGTGCGAGGAGGACTCGTGTgtgcaggagcagctccagctgTGGGATGTCTTCCCTCACCTCATGGCTGCCTTCCAAAAGGGACCCGAAGCAGATGATGGGCAGTGGGGTTTCCATGGGACTTTGCACCCAGGGCACCTTCCAAAAGAGAGAGCTGGTTTTGCGGTCACTGCTCAGGGGATGCAGAGGCTGCATCGTGCCTTTGGCCGCAGTGCAAATTGGGAGTGCGTGAAATGGCCACAAACACCAGTGTACCAAGGTCCTAAGCACAAAAAAAGTGGAAATGCTAGCTGAAATATCAATGCAGGACAGAACACCCATCCAGGTGTCTCCCAGGGGAATGATCATGGAAATGAAGGTGACAAGGGTGGCTTTGGATGCAGCTTCTCCCTCAGCTACTCAAGATATCTAGCAGTGACTGGCGATAAAGTATGAAATCTCTGCAAATGAATACAGCTGGACACAGAGGCTGTGGAGAGACAGTTGACAGAGGACTGGCTCTTTAGGAAAAGACATTTGTACCATGGGGGTGACAGCAGATAGCTCACTGAGGCTCCACAGCATGAGTGCGGGGGACGTGGTAAAAGTTGTCAACCCCATCAAAGCATCACCTTGCCGCTGACAAAGGTGCTCCTGGAGCCATGGGCCTGAATTTAAGTGGTGGTGGCTCAGGTGGAGCACCAGGAACAGGGTGCTCATGCACCTGCCCACTGGTGAGCCCCTTCTTCCCTTGAAGGGCAAAGCTCCCCGGCACTGTGGCACAAGCCTGGGCTCTGCAATGGGCTTTTTATCCTTaaagcagaggaaaggagaaactgAATATATCCATTTAGTCTCCATCAGATTGGAAAGGCACCTTCTCCAGCACAGGTTTTATCATCTCTGTTTAAAATAACACTCTGTGCCAAGGAGGGGTAAATCTGTGCACAAACAAGTCTCAGCACAGCCCGCTTTGCTGTTTTCTAGGCTTGCATCAGCAGCTTTTGGTGTGTGTCATGGTGGAGggggacaagaaaaagaaaaaaaagtggagttTCTTGttcagccagtctctgagcaaaaCGACGTGCTCTCAAGCAGCTGCTGCTACCACATACACTCAGGAGCTAATACGACGTGGGGTCTGGGCTCATCAGCAAAAAACTTAATTTTCC
This sequence is a window from Opisthocomus hoazin isolate bOpiHoa1 chromosome 6, bOpiHoa1.hap1, whole genome shotgun sequence. Protein-coding genes within it:
- the LOC104333752 gene encoding LOW QUALITY PROTEIN: flavin-containing monooxygenase 1 (The sequence of the model RefSeq protein was modified relative to this genomic sequence to represent the inferred CDS: deleted 1 base in 1 codon) is translated as MRVAVVGAGISGLTATKCCLDEGLEPTCFEQSQDLRRLWRYTENIEAGQPSLCPSVISNTSKEMSAFSDFRCPEDFPVFLPNAQLLDYLRRYAKRFSLREHIKFGTTIISVWKRPDFATTGQWDVVTEADGKQMSHIFDAVMVCSGSFSDPSLPLHCFPGIERFQGQYFHSQQYKHPDVFQGKRILVVGMGNSGVDTAVEASRVATKVTVCTRRGAWVFSHVFDHGYPWDMVFNTRLMSLMRNSLPGPLSRELINYRVNQSFNHRNYGLQPEKSCLVREPVLNDDLPSYILTGRITIKPGVKEFKDNSVIFHNCPEEEPIDIIVFCTGYKVSFPFLEETVVKVENKHASLYKYVFPTHLERPTLAMLGLIKPLGAIMPMTEMQARWVTRVFKGLCQLPPQSVMEKEVNEKKKNHVRRFGLSFDEVLKTDCLVYMDKFTSFIGAKPSMLGLLCRDPRLALTIFFGPCTPYQYQLGGPGRWERARQAILTQWDRTLKPTRTRVPAGSSSPCPSLLTVVGFLLLLAALFFGFQ